From Acidobacteriota bacterium, the proteins below share one genomic window:
- a CDS encoding LON peptidase substrate-binding domain-containing protein, whose product MIAPLFPLPNIVLFPKTPVPLYIFEERYRIMIREAIEGSREIVIALVRPGGETGPGGVPGVHEIACLGRIESYEELEDGKYNIVVVGVDRVRILREVRHSPYQRVEVERMEPPLPGGTAEEIAGRQNRIGGLFARFTELATGTRQQATELMPQLDFDALVNMVAMTLNLAIDQKQALLELDDASERCDALIPVLEQQLETLVLVRRFEHIKPENPHLN is encoded by the coding sequence ATGATCGCGCCCCTCTTCCCCCTGCCCAATATCGTGCTGTTTCCCAAAACCCCGGTGCCGCTCTATATCTTCGAGGAAAGGTACCGGATCATGATCCGGGAGGCGATCGAGGGGAGCAGGGAGATCGTCATCGCGCTCGTGAGGCCGGGGGGGGAGACGGGCCCCGGGGGGGTGCCCGGGGTGCACGAGATCGCCTGCCTGGGCCGGATCGAGAGTTACGAGGAGCTCGAGGACGGCAAGTACAACATCGTGGTGGTGGGGGTCGACCGGGTGCGCATCCTCCGGGAGGTCCGGCATTCCCCCTACCAGAGGGTCGAGGTGGAGCGGATGGAGCCCCCCCTGCCGGGCGGGACGGCGGAGGAGATCGCGGGGCGCCAGAACCGGATCGGGGGGCTGTTCGCCCGGTTCACCGAGCTCGCGACCGGGACGCGCCAGCAGGCGACCGAACTGATGCCCCAGCTCGATTTCGACGCCCTGGTCAACATGGTCGCCATGACCCTGAACCTCGCCATCGATCAAAAACAGGCCCTGCTGGAGCTCGACGACGCGTCGGAACGCTGCGACGCCCTCATCCCGGTGCTCGAGCAGCAGCTGGAAACGCTCGTGCTGGTTCGCAGGTTCGAGCATATCAAGCCCGAGAACCCGCACCTCAACTAG
- a CDS encoding SDR family oxidoreductase yields MEDRSGNTRVALIAGGARGIGRALALSLAGDGWAVAVCYRRSEGDAATLRAALDALGPGHLCERVDVADPGAAADLVLRVEKAHGRLDALINCVGAYHRVPLLEESVEGWHAMFDANLHPVFYLARAAAPGMMRRRRGRIVNFSMVNADQQVGQPFVTAHYIAKLGVLVLTRSLARMLAPHGITANTVSPGFIDTGGVPDEELAHSFSTIPAGYLGTPGDAVAAVRYLLSDEARYVNGTNIHVSGGWGI; encoded by the coding sequence GTGGAAGATCGATCCGGGAATACGCGCGTGGCCCTCATCGCGGGGGGGGCGCGCGGCATCGGCCGCGCGCTGGCGCTCTCCCTGGCCGGGGATGGGTGGGCCGTCGCCGTCTGCTACCGCCGAAGCGAGGGCGACGCGGCCACCCTGCGGGCCGCGCTCGACGCCCTGGGTCCCGGGCACCTCTGCGAGCGCGTCGACGTCGCCGACCCCGGGGCGGCCGCGGACCTCGTCCTGCGGGTCGAAAAGGCCCATGGACGCCTCGACGCGCTGATCAACTGCGTCGGCGCCTACCACCGGGTGCCGCTCCTCGAGGAGAGCGTCGAGGGGTGGCACGCCATGTTCGACGCCAACCTCCACCCGGTCTTCTACCTCGCGCGCGCCGCCGCGCCGGGGATGATGCGGCGCCGGCGGGGCCGCATCGTCAACTTCAGCATGGTGAACGCCGACCAGCAGGTGGGGCAGCCCTTCGTCACGGCCCACTACATCGCCAAGCTGGGGGTGCTGGTGCTGACCCGTTCGCTGGCCCGGATGCTCGCCCCGCACGGCATCACGGCCAACACCGTCTCCCCCGGCTTCATCGATACCGGGGGGGTGCCGGACGAGGAGCTGGCTCACTCTTTCTCGACCATCCCCGCGGGCTACCTGGGAACCCCCGGCGACGCCGTCGCCGCCGTCCGCTACCTCCTCTCGGACGAGGCGCGCTACGTCAACGGGACCAACATCCACGTGAGCGGCGGCTGGGGGATCTGA